The window AAGGCGACGGCCACGAGCAACCCGCCGCCCGCGATCACCGCGAGGTCGGGTCCCTTGGACGTCCACAGGCTGCCCAAGGCCGCCGACACGACCGCCAGTCGCCCACTCGGGTCGAATGCCGAGGTCGCGAGGGAGTTCTGCCCAGTCGGCTTCGAAGCCAGCCACAGCACGATGACAACGACCCCGACTGCAGCGGGAACGGCGACCCTACGCCTGGACTCACCCCGAATCCACGCGACAAGGGCGAGCGCGAACCACACCGGCAACGCCGTCCCGAACGACAGCGTCCCCAGACCCGCGGCTACATAGGACGGCCAGATTCGCCCGTGGTGCGCACAGGCGATGGCCAGAACACTGAGGAAGACCGCGGGCGCCCAACTGATCCCGTTGGTCGCCTGTGCCCACAACTCGATCGCGTGCGGCGTGAACACCAACAGACTGAACCCGGCGACCAGCAGCGGCCGTGGCAAGGACCTTGGCAGCATCGACCCCAGCGCGGCGACGACGCCGACCAGCAGAAGCAGCGTGAGCACCCCGAGCACCCGGTTGTCCCCACCGAGAACCCGCGCATCGAGCCAGAAGATCAACGAGGGCAGCACGAATGGCTGCTCCAGGTGATAGGTCGCCGCCATCGCGGGCTGCAGAGAGCCGTCGTCGGCGGTGACTTTGGCGAGCACATGCCAGTAGTCGAGCAACACATGCTGTCGCGTTCCCCGGATCACCTGCCACAACGCGAGCATTGGCGGAACCGCGGCCGATAGGTAGAGCATCCAGCCGAGCCGTGGGCGCGAGTCGGCTGGCTCCCGCTGGTCGACGACAGCCTCGGTCGAGGTGACGATCATGGTCACTCCCCAGTTCGCGTTGCAGCGCGCAGCCTACTTCCATGCCGGGCGAACGCCTGGTGTGCCCGTCGGCGGCCGACTCGGCGCGGCCTTCAAATCTGAAGCGGTTGAGTTCGTGGTGTCCTTGCACACAACTGCCGAGTACATCGGTGCTGACCTGGAGATAAGGTCTGCAGCGAAGGTCTCTTCGCCCATTCGGCCGCTTGTACAAGTCGTCCGCGTCAACCACTGTTCTCGCGTCATGTCGCGCGGATGTCGGGGTCCGCACCTGCACTGGGGGTTAGGTGTCTGGTCGCCATTTCGGCGCGCCTTCTGGCGTGCGCAGAGTATCTGTCAGGTCCACGGTCGTCGGGCTCGCGCTAGCGTTGATGGGGTCGACGATCACTGCGGTGATCCCGGTGCCGGCGGCTGCTGATCCGGCGCCGTCGTCGCGAGTCGATCCGCGGACGCTTCCGCTGTTGCGGAGTGAGAATGCCAAGCCTGAGCCGATCGCGGGCGCGGACCCGAAAGCGGACTTCACGCCGTTATCAGGCAACTCCGCCAGCCATTTCGACCCGAAGCGGTCGAAGGCCGTGTCGCGGTCGATGTTCGCCGAGGAATACGAGAACCCGGACGGAACGCGGTCGCACCGGCAATCGTCGGAGCCGCTCAACGTCAAGGACGCCAATGGGCATTGGGTGCCGGTCGACCTGACCATGGAGTCGGACGGGTCGCGGCGCACCAAGCCGAAGCACCACCCGCTGCGCCCGACGATGGCCGAGAGCGCCGAGGACGCCAACCTCGTCAGTGTCGAGATC is drawn from Actinokineospora alba and contains these coding sequences:
- a CDS encoding DUF2079 domain-containing protein; translation: MIVTSTEAVVDQREPADSRPRLGWMLYLSAAVPPMLALWQVIRGTRQHVLLDYWHVLAKVTADDGSLQPAMAATYHLEQPFVLPSLIFWLDARVLGGDNRVLGVLTLLLLVGVVAALGSMLPRSLPRPLLVAGFSLLVFTPHAIELWAQATNGISWAPAVFLSVLAIACAHHGRIWPSYVAAGLGTLSFGTALPVWFALALVAWIRGESRRRVAVPAAVGVVVIVLWLASKPTGQNSLATSAFDPSGRLAVVSAALGSLWTSKGPDLAVIAGGGLLVAVALLTLGRLRPREAGWVGLAGYAVAVACLIGLGRTTAGENIGLVSRYSIVAALATCAVIGLVAMRETVRVRHLAAGVLAIGLITHAIGAPKAADVRRAYAPLEVADTALRVEAPGALAELRINSGVIPAAKALGMEPFTGDFALGCGFTLGDRVDLRSIRELPAGAGVVDTKMGEDRVQSGWTAVEGHAAECVLVVDDAGALVGGGIAGLAHPGVPWEAGWRAVARPDSANPAIVAVVDGNLYRVDNDVS